From one Coffea eugenioides isolate CCC68of chromosome 11, Ceug_1.0, whole genome shotgun sequence genomic stretch:
- the LOC113754297 gene encoding uncharacterized protein LOC113754297, protein MSKQNPKRYSLEKINKNISSSKENEKQRSAASFLSKHMKKVYPIGLYKTCSSLSLSSLSLSLSQNSNDSSLADSSSQLDQKIALALRLIESPKRREVPVAKTFQKPTTEAACTEPGEEGFRRCNWITKNSDNIYVQFHDECWGVPVYDDHQLFELLALSGMLMDFNWTEILKRKELFREVFAGFDANNVAKMGEKEIMDIVSNKALMLAECRVRCIVDNANCILKIVKEFGSFSSYMWNYVSYKPIINRYKHPRNVPLRSPKAEAISKDLLKRGFRFVGPVIVHSFMQAAGLTIDHLVDCFRYSECVNLAERPWRHV, encoded by the exons ATGTCCAAGCAAAATCCAAAACGGTATTCTCTGGAGAAGATTAACAAAAATATCAGCAGTTCTAAAGAAAATGAGAAGCAGAGAAGTGCTGCTAGTTTTTTATCGAAACACATGAAGAAAGTGTACCCTATAGGGCTGTACAAGACTTGCTCATCTCTTTCACTTTCTTCGTTATCATTATCCTTGTCTCAAAACTCAAATGATTCTTCCCTCGCGGATTCTTCATCTCAGCTGGATCAAAAGATTGCATTGGCACTCCGTCTTATTGAATCGCCTAAAAGAAGAGAGGTCCCAGTTGCCAAAACTTTCCAAAAACCTACTACTGAAGCGGCCTGTACAGAACCTGGGGAAGAAGGGTTTAGGAGGTGCAACTGGATTACGAAAAATAGTG ATAATATTTACGTACAATTTCATGACGAATGCTGGGGAGTTCCAGTTTATGATGACCA TCAACTCTTCGAGCTGCTAGCATTATCCGGGATGCTGATGGATTTCAATTGGACGGAAattctaaaaaggaaagaattattCAG GGAAGTTTTTGCTGGATTTGATGCTAACAATGTGGCCAAAATGGGGGAAAAAGAGATTATGGACATAGTCTCCAACAAAGCACTGATGTTAGCTGAGTGCAGAGTTAGATGCATAGTCGATAATGCCAATTGCATATTGAAA ATCGTGAAAGAATTTGGATCTTTCAGCAGCTACATGTGGAACTATGTGAGTTACAAGCCAATAATCAACAGATACAAGCATCCCAGAAATGTTCCCTTGAGGAGTCCAAAAGCTGAGGCCATAAGCAAGGACTTGCTCAAACGTGGATTTCGATTTGTAGGACCTGTGATTGTGCATTCATTCATGCAAGCTGCCGGATTGACAATTGATCATCTTGTTGATTGTTTTAGATATAGTGAATGCGTAAACCTTGCCGAAAGACCTTGGAGGCATGTTTAA
- the LOC113754128 gene encoding putative pentatricopeptide repeat-containing protein At1g13630, with protein sequence MRRLILKLSKKLPKYSLTSLFFFRPIFSYATLAAVNHLEAPPNDVASAIFTRLINFNYGDKRGFAKRLGRDPEFNTLMSGLSAPEVDGILEKLKIKYPETALDFFFLLKNDYDFKHSRASYLSIAHVLAKKERFRALKLHLLQMVQLEGSGSAPSLCELLSISDFSHTVWDMLAFTYSRSGMVHDALFVLFKMKDLNVQASIMTLNGLLYNLRLTDVMWDMYDVIKASGIRPSSYTNSIIIDGLCRQSLVEEAVAFMQEAEKEESGPCIVWFNNLMTGFCKLGFVNVAKSFFCVMHKCGLLPDTYSYNILINGLCIAGSMEEALEFTSDMEKHGLEPDIVTYNTLAKGFSLLGLMSGAWKVISLMLYKGLNPDLITYTILICGHCQTGNIKECFKLREEMLSRGMLLTNISYGVMISCLCKRGNVNEALSLFDEMKTIGLEADVVIYSILIHGLCKQGQLHHAIHLYKEMCLERVMPNLFTQRSILLALSEKGTIKEARRYFDTLMHCDLLEDIGLCNIMLYSYAKVGYMDEAIQLYRMILEKGITPTVVTFNSLIYGFCKSRRLADARIWLNAIESHGLVPSAVTYTTLMNAFCEERDVQAMFELLKEMEARAIEPTHVTYTVVIKGLCRQRKVKEAVGVLQDMFAKGVSPDEISYNIIIQSLCKTQDMKRAFQLHDEMLLRNLQPNHVTYNILINGLCVRGNLKDAEKLLTSLQDQKVRLTKVAYTTLIKALCAKGNVHKAVMLFHQMVEMGYQVSVRDCSAVFNRLCKRHLISDAKAFLRLILQYGIALDQQICSVMLNNLCRIHDRDSMFRLFALMVKCDLKAVRDG encoded by the exons ATGCGTCGCTTAATTCTCAAGCTTTCCAAAAAGCTACCAAAGTATTCCCTCACCTCCCTCTTCTTCTTCAGGCCCATATTCTCCTACGCCACCTTGGCTGCGGTTAACCATCTGGAAGCCCCGCCAAACGACGTCGCTTCAGCAATTTTCACCCGCCTCATTAACTTTAATTACGGGGACAAAAGGGGTTTTGCTAAACGTCTTGGCCGTGACCCAGAATTTAATACCTTAATGTCGGGCTTATCTGCACCGGAAGTTGACGGGATTCTTGagaaattgaaaattaagtACCCGGAAACTGCTCTGGATTTCTTTTTCCTGTTGAAGAACGATTATGATTTTAAGCATTCAAGAGCTTCTTATCTTTCTATTgctcatgttttggccaaaaaagAAAGGTTCAGAGCCTTGAAGTTACATTTGCTGCAAATGGTTCAACTAGAAG GCTCTGGCTCTGCACCTTCACTTTGTGAGCTGCTTTCCATATCAGATTTCAGTCATACGGTTTGGGATATGCTGGCTTTTACTTACTCCAGATCTGGGATGGTGCATGATGCACTCTTTGTCCTTTTCAAGATGAAGGATTTGAATGTTCAGGCTTCCATCATGACATTAAATGGTTTATTGTACAATTTGAGGCTCACTGATGTAATGTGGGACATGTATGATGTGATAAAAGCCAGTGGGATTCGTCCTAGTAGCTATACAAATTCCATTATTATAGATGGTCTGTGCAGACAGTCCTTGGTTGAAGAAGCAGTTGCATTTATGCAAGAAGCGGAAAAGGAAGAATCTGGGCCTTGTATAGTTTGGTTTAACAATCTCATGACAGGTTTCTGTAAATTGGGTTTTGTGAATGTGGCAAAGTCATTCTTTTGTGTCATGCATAAATGTGGTTTACTTCCTGACACCTACAGTTACAATATACTCATTAATGGATTATGTATAGCGGGTTCTATGGAGGAAGCACTAGAGTTTACAAGTGACATGGAGAAGCATGGATTGGAGCCTGATATAGTGACTTATAACACTCTTGCAAAAGGTTTTAGTCTCCTTGGGTTGATGAGTGGGGCATGGAAAGTTATTAGTTTAATGCTTTATAAAGGATTAAATCCGGATCTTATCACATACACTATACTGATTTGTGGGCATTGCCAGACAGGCAATATTAAAGAATGTTTCAAGTTGAGAGAAGAGATGCTTTCACGGGGTATGCTGTTAACCAATATCTCATATGGTGTTATGATTAGCTGCCTGTGTAAGAGGGGAAATGTTAATGAAGCTCTGTCTTTATTTGATGAGATGAAAACTATTGGTCTAGAAGCAGATGTTGTGATTTATTCTATTCTCATTCATGGCCTATGCAAGCAAGGTCAGCTTCACCACGCTATTCATTTATACAAGGAGATGTGCTTGGAGAGAgtcatgccaaaccttttcactCAGCGATCCATTCTCTTAGCTCTGTCTGAGAAAGGGACCATAAAGGAGGCAAGGAGATACTTTGACACCCTGATGCATTGTGACTTATTGGAGGATATTGGTTTGTGTAACATTATGTTATATAGTTATGCAAAAGTAGGTTATATGGATGAGGCTATCCAGCTTTATCGTATGATCTTGGAGAAAGGAATTACACCAACTGTTGTCACATTCAATTCTCTAATATATGGTTTCTGCAAATCTAGACGACTAGCTGATGCTCGAATCTGGTTGAATGCTATTGAGAGTCATGGTTTGGTGCCAAGTGCTGTAACTTACACCACTCTTATGAATGCATTCTGTGAGGAACGGGACGTGCAAGCTATGTTTGAATTGCTCAAGGAAATGGAAGCAAGGGCCATAGAGCCTACTCATGTTACTTATACTGTGGTCATAAAAGGGCTCTGCAGACAAAGAAAGGTGAAAGAAGCTGTTGGAGTACTCCAGGACATGTTTGCTAAGGGAGTCTCTCCTGATGAAATATCATACAACATCATCATTCAGAGCTTATGTAAAACCCAGGATATGAAAAGAGCATTCCAGTTACATGATGAAATGTTGCTGCGCAATCTTCAGCCTAATCATGTCACATATAATATTCTCATTAATGGTTTGTGTGTTCGTGGGAACTTGAAGGATGCTGAAAAGCTGTTGACTTCTCTTCAAGATCAAAAAGTCAGACTGACAAAGGTTGCTTATACCACATTGATAAAAGCACTTTGTGCAAAAGGTAATGTACATAAAGCAGTAATGCTGTTCCATCAAATGGTAGAAATGGGTTATCAGGTCTCAGTCAGAGATTGTAGTGCTGTGTTCAATAGACTTTGCAAAAGACATCTGATAAGTGATGCAAAAGCCTTCCTTCGTCTGATCTTGCAGTATGGCATTGCCCTTGATCAACAAATTTGCTCAGTGATGCTCAATAATTTATGCCGAATTCATGATAGAGATTCCATGTTTCGGTTATTTGCTTTAATGGTCAAATGTGACTTAAAAGCTGTGAGAGATGGGTGA